The window TTGTAAAACCTGTAATACAGATATTTTTCCTGTGATGTGGACCGAAGATATTGAGCGTGTTTTTGCGTATCAACAAAAAGCGTTTGTACCTAAAAAAGCATCTACCAAGCTAAAAAAGAAAGCTTGGTTACTTATTTCACTTTTTAGCGTCTTTGTTCTTGCAGGAATATTACTAGCAGTATTCTATACCAATTTAACCACAAAATAACGGATATAATTTGTTTCTTATTTGTCCATATTTCAATATAAAAGAAAGCCGTTACTAAGGGGATGCTTTGATTTTCTACATTATATGAACAAAAAATAATTAGGATTAAAAATACGCAGTTTTAAAATTAAATCGGTCTTATAAATAAGACTGAATTGCTTTTGCTATATCCTGAAACTCTTGGGTAGTTAATTTTGTTTTGTGCATGAAGCTAGCATCTTTCATGGTATTTAAAGGAATTAAATGTACATGTACATGAGGTACTTCTAAACCAATTACCGAAACACCTACGCGTTTACAAGCGACCGCTTTCTCTAGTGCAATAGCTACTTTACGCGAAAATCGCATTAAAGCTATATACGTTTCTTCGTCTAAATCAAAGATTTTATCCACCTCCTTTTTAGGAATACAAAGTGTATGTCCTTTAGCATTCGGATTTACATCTAAAAACGCTAAAAAATCTTCGGTTTCTGCAACCTTATAACAAGGTATTTCGCCTTGAACAATTTTTGTAAATATAGAAGCCATAAAAAAAGTTATATCTGTAAATATAAAAATTCCTATTTAAAACCGAATCGTTTTTCAGTTTTAAATAGGAATCTTGATGTTTTGTTATGCCTTACTGTCATTTTGAGCGTAGTCGAAAAATCTAGTAAATTAAGAATATAGATTTCTCCACTTTGGTCGAAATGATACCATTTCTTAGACAAATTTCACACTATTATTTATCTAGAAATTTCAATAATATCAAACTTCATAATACCACTAGGCACTTGTATTTCGGCAACATCACCAACAGCTTTACCTAACAAACCTTTACCAATTGGGGAGTTCACAGATATTTTACCTGAAGCTAAATCTGCTTCACCATCTGCGACCAAAGTATATAGCATTTCCATACCATTAGTTTGGTTTTTTATTTTCACTTTAGAAAGCACCAAGATTTTAGAATTATCCATTTGAGACTCATCAATAACACGAGCACCAGCAAGCTGATCTTCTAATTTAGAAATACGCATTTCTAGCATACCCTGTGCTTCTTTTGCTGCATCATATTCTGCATTCTCACTTAAATCTCCTTTATCTCGAGCTTCAGCAATTGCTCTAGAAGCCTTTACGCGCTCAACATCTTTAAGTTGTTTAAGCTCTGCTCTTAATCTTTTTAATCCTTCTGCTGTATAATAAGATACTTTACTCATAACTTCTTCGTTTATTAAATAAAAGATGCTGAAATAATCTTAGACAATGGGCTGTTTAAGAGTTCAGCATAAAAAAATCTCGCATACACGAGATTGTACTACAAAAGTACAAAATTTTTAATTACATATTGAGATTTGTACTTAAAAGAACTTTAGCTCAAACAAGTATTTTAAAAATTAAAATGCCTTGAGGAAAGATACAAAATATTTAATTCAAAGTACATTTTTTGTACCTTGCTAAACAAAAAAAAACACCTAATGAAAAAGCTTATTTTAACAGTAGTAACTAGCTTTTTACTATTTGCTTGTAGTAAAAATGATAACAATAATGATAACGAATATTTACAAAACTATAGTTTTGATACTGGAAATTTAATAAATACAGGTTTAGTCGCTTCACCTTATGGTGATTTAGACATTCCTGGAAACTATGCAGTAGTTCCTAATTATGGTATAAATGGTATTGTGGTTTATTATTCTGGAATCTCTTATTCTGCTTTCGAGCTAAGTGATCCAAATCACCATATACAATCTTGTTCTACTTTAACTATAGAAGGTATCATTGCTTCTTGTGATTGTGAGGATGGCAACTCTTACGAAATTGTAACTGGACAACCTCAAAATGGAACTACGGGTGCTTATGGGTTAAAACCCTATTTTGTAGAAGTAAGTGGTAATATTATTAGGGTATACAATAATTAGGCAAATTTTAAAACCTAAAAATAAGGTTTTAAAACCAGGCTCTTTGTTTTACCTGCTAACGGAAGACTAGTATTTTTAACTTGTTCTCGATACATCCCGTTAAAAATCGGGACACTCGAACTAACAACGGACATAAATAGAATGTCGCCACAAATGCTCTGCATTTACTATTTCATTATTATAAAATATTATCGATGCCCAATCCTTTTTGCAAATAAAAACCCGCAAACCCATTGGGTTGTGGGTTTTTATTTTATAAGGTTTCTACAGGAATGGAACCTTGGTATATTTCCATTTTGTACATAGAACACACCTTTAAAAAGAAAAGATTTTTTGTTTACTTAAAACTAATCAGTAAAAAATACTCAACTTCTATAGAAAATATTCTATATTATTTTGTATCTTAGACTTGGGAATTTTAAAATTAATTAAAAGTGTTAATTAATTGAAAAGCCATTCTTTCATTAGAATGGCTTTTTTTTTGTCTAGAATAAACCATCCGTTTTTTATTACATAACTTTTAAATGAATAGGTATAACTAAAAAACTCTCCAACATGTATGTTGGAGAGTTTTTTTTATAGTTTCTGAAACAATTTCAGAATAACAATTTATAACCTTAGGTTTTAAAACTTCAACGTAGCACCCACTAAAAAATTTCTAGTTGCTTGCGGGTAATATCCTGTTCCTTCAATGGTAGTAGTTACATCTGGTGCAGACCAAGTATCATCATAGGTATAATAATAACCGTTAGAAATATATTTTTCATTAAAAATATTATTTACTAAAGCAGAGAAAGTTATGGACTTCACAAATGCTTTGGTATCTATTTTATAAGACACATTAAAATCATTTACAAAATAACTATCTAATTTAGATGCCGCACTATCTGTGTTTCCCATAAACTGCTCACCAACATACTTCATTAACAAAGAAAAATTAAGATTGTTTACTGGGTTAAACACTAATGCATTAGACAGCACTACTTCTGGAGAAAAGGAAATATTTGTTTTCCCTAAATCGGCTAAACCACCATCTCTTGAAACCACAGTACTCTTGTTTTTATTAGAACTTACTGTAATAGAAGGCTGTATCGTTAACCAGTCTAGTGGTTTTACTGCAGCTTCAATTTCTAAACCTAATCTATAACTTTCCCCACTATTGGTACGTATTGGGTTACCAACATTATCTCTATCTCCTGTTAAAATTAACTGTTCATTATACAGCATATAATACAAGTTGGTGTTGACACTAAATACTTCCGATTGGTGTCTGAAACCTAATTCGAAATCATTTAACTGCTCTGGTTTAACCATTTCGTTATTTTCAAAATCATCTCTATTTGGTTCTCTGTTTGCTCTAGCATAGGAAAAGTAGATATTGTTATTGGTATTAAACTCATACGTAATTCCTGCTTTCGGATTAAAAAAACTATAACTTTCATCTATTCTTAAAGCAACTCTATCTGATGTTAACCCTGTAGTTTTATAATCTACTAAACGCATTTGTAAATCTCCAAAAAGACTAAGTTTATCATTTAATTTAACGGTTGCTTTTGTAAAGAAACTTAGGTCTTCTTTCTTTCCGTTTCCATTATAATAGGTGTCATTTATTTCGCTAGAACTTGCATTTCTTGCCCAAATAATTTCCCCAAAATGATCTCCATCATAACTACTATATGTTCCACCAAAGATCATATCTAGTTTATTTTTCTTAAAATTAGCATTCGCATTTACCACATAGAAATCATTGTCTAACCAACGTCTTCTTATTAAATCTGTAGTATTAATGGTTTCGCTACCAACCATAATTTCCTCTAAATCATAATCTTCAAAATCTTGATCTTCTTTGTATTGCTCAAAATAACCATTACCATGCGTATAGTTTAAACTTAAATTAGTAGACCAATTATTGTTTATTCTTTCTGTATAATGCAATTGGTAATGATCTTGTTGGTAATTATCTTCTTCGTTTTTATGAAAACGCGTATTACCAGCTTCGTCGGTGTACATTCCTGCTGTATTAAACGTTCTATCGTCTTTTAAAAGATCTAAATCTTCCAAACCATTCCAAGATTGATAGGTAACTTCGTGACCACTAAACGTGATTGCTTTTATTAAACGATTATCATCTACATAAGCACCTTGAAGGAAATACGATTTTAAATCAGAGCTTGCTCTATCGATATAACCATCGGATTTTATTTGCGATAAACGCCCAGCGATTTCAAAGTGATTATTTAGTTTTCCTGTACTAAATTTCACGTTGTGTTTTCTAGTATTATAGCTTCCGAAGGAATTAGAAATTTCGCCATTTGCAACTTCTGAAACTGCATCTGTAAGTACATTAATACTAGCTCCAAAAGCACCAGAACCATTGGTAGATGTACCAACACCACGTTGTAACTGCAGACTTTCTACAGAAGATGCAAAGTCACCAAGGTTTACCCAAAAAGTTCCCAACGATTCGGAATCGTTATACGGAATACCATTTAGCGTAATATTGGTAGATTGTGCATTAATTCCACGAACACGAATGTAGGTGTAACCAACTCCTGCTCCAGCATCTGTGGTTGTAACTACAGACGGTAAGAAGTTTAACAAAACAGGAATGTCTTGTCCTAAATTTCGCTTTTCAAGATCTTCTTTACTTACGTTAGTGTGGGTAATTGGTGAAGTTGCATTTACGCGAACAGCCTTAATTAAGACTTCTTCTAATTGTTCTACCTGTGTAGAATCTTGTGATTTTTCTTGTGCGTTTGCACAGACGGTTAACACCAAAAGTGTTAAAAAAAGAAATAGGTTTTTCATTACGATTATGGTTTATAATCGAATAAAAAGAGGTAATTATTCTTTAGTTATTAATTGATTTATTTTGAGCTTTAACTAATACGATATTGAAAATGCTACTCTACATTTTAAATCCTTACACGTATAATTTTAAACATGTTCTGATTCTGAAGTAAATTAACATCGATGACTTTTTGGTATTCGTTAAAAATGTCTACTGGACCTTTTTTAATGTCTTACTTATAATCATCGATAACCTTATCGCACTCGTTAAAAATATCCACTGGACATTTTTTTAACACTCGCTTCCTAAACAGCATTACCTGTTCTAGGTTCAATGGGTATGATCTCAGCCTTTATAAGTTAAAAATCGAAATGATTACTAACTATAAATAGCACCCCTTTTTTGAGAACGACGCAAATGTAGTGACGAATTATGAATTAATAAAGACTTCTTGAAATAATTTTATAAAAAAGGAAATAACTATAAATAACCTTCCCTTTAATCTAAGTTTGGTTTTTTCCTATTGGCTTTCTTTTCCGAATTAGAACGTTTTGATTTTAAGCGTTTTATTTTTACTGCTCTAGGAATTTTAGTTGGTTTGCGCTTTTTTGGTATAATTAAACCTTCCGTTATAATTTGAAGAAATCTTTTTATAGCTATTTGTTTATTCTTATGCTGACTTCGGCTTTCGCCACATTGTAGAATAAGTACATTTTCTTTGGTAAGTCTGGAATATAGTTTACTTTTTAAACGTTCTTTTTGCTCTTCATTAAAAACCTGAGAGTCTTCTAAATTATAGGTTAATTCTATTTTTGAAGACACTTTATTTACATGTTGCCCACCTGCTCCAGAACTTCGTATTGCTTTATAATTTAACTCGCTAATTAACTGCTTTTCACTAAACATTACTCGTTAATTTGATGTGTAGCTTTTAATAAGTCCGTAACGGTTTTCACAGGATTAAAAGTGATTAATGGAACTTCTACAAAAATGGTATTCCAATATGCCATAGAACCATTCCAAAGTCCAGGAAGCTCTAATGCCTTTAAGTCTTTTCCCGTTTTGGTTTTCATGGTTATAAATGCCGTTTTTGGATCTACATATTTATTAAGATCAAACTTTTCACCTTTATAATTTTTAATTCCGCAAACAAGATCTACAGGATTAAAATGTGTTGCATTTTTTAATATTCTTTTCTGCGATTTATTCTTCTTATCAATTTGAGCTGATTCAACAATTTGTAATGAAATGTTTCCGCTTTCGTCTTTTATCCAAAAGGGTCCTCCACCGGGTTCGCCTTCGTTTTTTACCATGCCGCAAACACGAATTGGTCGATTTAATTTTTCTCTTAAATATTCTATTTGATAGGTTTTTGAATACTTTTCAAATTCTATATTAATAACAACATGCAACTTAGTATTTAAAAATTCGGCAATGGTGATTAGTTCTTTTTCCGAAAGGTCATTTTCTTCCAGTTTATGTAAATAAGCAAATGCTTGTTCTTGTAATTCTATTAACAAACCTCCCAACATTTTCTTGTATTCTGCCACCTCATTTTCGTATTTAGAGACTACAATATTATCTATGTTTTTAATAAAAATAACATCTGCATCTAATTGATTCAGGTTGTTTAAAAGAGCGCCATGACCAGAAGGTCTAAATAGTAAATTACCATTATCTTCTCTAAAGGCATCATTTTTTGGTGTTACTGCAATGGTATCTGTAGATTGACATTGGTATGAAAATGAAATATTGAATTTGGTCTTTGTTTTTGCCTCCACAATTTCTTCAATACGTTTAAATTCTGCATCAAAAATATTCTTGTGTTTTTCTGAAATAGTAAAGTGTAAGTCAGCCTCCTTATTAGAAGATGCATAAAGTGCTGCTTCAAATAAATGCTCTTCAAAAGCAGTAGAAACATGATCTTTATATTGATGAAAAGGAAGTAATCCTTTTGGATAGAAACCATAATTAAGTTTATCTGTTTCTAAAATGATTTTAATAAATTCTAATTTTTTTTCATCCTGTGAAAGCGTATTAAAATTTGGAATAAATTTTTTTACTTTAGAAAGTGCTTGATTATAAAAAGGAAGCTTTTCAACACCTACCAAAAACAAAGACAACTCTGAAGCTTTGTTTCTATTGATATATGAATTAATACTTTCTTGATCGGCATCATATTCCTGAATAAATTGAAACAAAAACTTAAACATTCTTGTGGCAGCTCCAGAAGCTGGAACAAACTTTAAAATTGCTTTTTCATTTCTTCTATTTTCAAAAAACTGAATGGCTTGATTTTTTTCTGTTTCAGAAAATTTCAGAATACCATTACCAATATTTGCAGCATCTTTTAAATTCACAAACGGAACTCCTGTTTTAAAAAGTTGTATTTGTGCATTAACTTTTTCAACTGTTAAGTTTTTCGATGCTATTTGTTCTATATCTTTTTCTGTAAATTTCACTTCTTTCGTTTTAATAATTCATCGATATGCTTTACTGCTATTTCTAAACGCATTTTCTTATCTCCTTTTAGCAAAACATAAGGTCTTTTATACTTTATTAACGTGTCTTGAAAAGCTTGAAACATACTTAAACGCTCTTCTGGTTTATCTCGTAAATCATCTGCTTCCCAAGGTGTGTCAATATACGTTAAAAAGTATACATCATATTTATTTTCTAATGCATATTTTTCAAGATTAGGATCACAAACCCCTGAATAATACGTTTCTGAATATACTTTAGTTTCCAGTAAATCGGTATCACAAATTAAAACAGAATCGGTTTTCAGTGCTAAATCATTCTCTAATTTCATTTGCCCTATAGCAATTGGCAACAAGTCTTTTGGCTCACAAGTCTTACGCTCATCATTCCATTTATCTTGAAGGTATTCTCTAGCGAACTCTGGCGTCCAAACCGAATTATAATGACGTGCCAACTGTTTTGACAAGGTTGTTTTTCCTGTAGATTCAGGGCCAAAAAGAACTACTTTTATGCAGTCACTTGGTTGTTGCTTAAGCTTTTCTTCCATGCTAAATATCCTAAAATTGCTATAAATGTAAATCCTAAATACTGGAAACTAGTAAAGGTAAATCCTTTATAAAAATACAAAGGAATAGAAATAAGATCACCAATAATCCAGTAGATCCAATTTTCTAATTTACGCTTGGCCATGAGCCACATTCCTACAAAAAATATCGCTGTAGTTACCGTGTCTACATAAGCAACCCAGCCGTTCCATTTATCAAATGCCTTATAAATAATAAAAACAAAAACTAGCGTTGCTAAAAATATAGCCACACTTATTTTCTTCTCCTTTTTTGTTGTTCTAGAAATTGGTGTCATATGACTAGCATCTACTTTACGTGTCCAAATATACCAACCATAAACACTCATAATAAAGTAATATCCGTTAATCATCATATCCCCTAAAAGTCCCCATTTTAATAATAAATACACAAAAATACAAGTGCTTATCATTCCAGTGGGAAAAACTAAAATATTGTTTTTTCTAGAAAACCAAACCGATAGAAACCCGAAAATAACGGCTACAATTTCCAACACAACATCTAATGTCTGGTAGTCTGAATATTGACCGAATAAAAAATCAAAAATGGGGTTCATAGTCGCTTCTATTTGTTTTAACCACTTTCATGGTTAGTACAGAAATATCTACGTCTTGAAAAGAACGCTTTATTTCGGTATTCAAAAAAGGCATCAATGCATCGTAATCTCCAAATATCTGTGTACTTAGCGGATTCTCTAAAACCTTAAATGGGGAGTTTCGTAATGCTTTTATAAAATTAATTACGTGTTTTTCATAATCATCCTGCAAAGGAGAAAGTGTAAGATCTACAGAAATTTCCATATTTATTTCCCGTACAAACGGGAATATTTTTAATTAAACATTAGTATTTATATTACTTGTAACTGTTTACAGTTTAGCAATCTTTTTATTGTTTCAATTCATTAAAGAATGTTTCATCCTCTTCAAAAGCCGTACCAATAACCACCAAATCTGCTCCTTCTTGGTATGCTGTATCTAATTGCTCTTTGCTTCGTATGCCACCACCAACAATTAAAGGGATTTCTAAATCTTTTTTTACGGCACTAATTATAGATGTTGGTATCGCGTTTTCTGCACCGCTTCCCGCTTCTAAATAGATAAGTTGCATACCAAGCAACTCTCCCGCTTTAGCGGTATCTACAATAGCTTGCAAATTATTAATTGGCATTGGTTTTGTTTGGGTAACTCTTTGCACTGCTGTTTCTTTTCCGTTTTCGATTAGCAAATAACCCGTTGGAATCACTTCTAAACTGCTATTTCTTAATTTAGAAACCGAGGCTACGTGTTTTCCTATTAAATATTCCGGATTTCTACCAGACAATAAAGATAAATACAATATAGCATTTGCATGATTGGTAATTTGCGATACATCTCCTGGAAATAATATGATTGGTAAATTGGTGTGTTTTTTTAATGCTAAAACAAGGTTTTCTGTTGCAAATGCTTCTACAGTACTTCCACCAACAAAAATATGTGTAGCAACCGAGCTGTTTAATTTTTGCATAAAACCGTCTAAACCTTCTGGTTTTGTTTTATCCGGATCTATTAAAACCGCTAAGAGCTTTTCCCCTTTTTCAATAGACTGTAATATGTTTTTATAAATACTTTTCATTACCTAGGAATACACAAATGTTTTTCTTCTTATTTCTCTTAATAGGTTATCTTATCTTTAGTCTATTTTCTTTGCTCTAAAAAACATTAAGCTGGTAAAGCATAAGCACAAGTAAATCCTTCAAACTCAAAAAATGTAGTTTGGTATCTATGTTTTTTTTCTTCGTAATCAATCCAAGCAATAGTAGCACCTTCTTCAACGGTAAACGGAATGACTAACGTATGCTGTAAAAAACTCAAACCTGGAGTCGCAAATAACTTATATAAAGATTCTTTAATACACCAAATAACAGTTAGTTTATTAATATAATCTGTTGCCTCTTTATCTAAATATGCGTTTTCATAATCTAAAAATTTATGCGCAATCACACCAATTTTTTCTCGTTGCTTTTCAATATCAATACCAACAACAGCATCACTTACTACCACTGCCGAAAACGTAAAGGAATGCGTAATAGAAATATGCTTACCATCCTTTAAATGTGGTTTTCCGTTGGTATCATAAATTAAATCCGCATCGGTATAACCAAATGCCGCCAACAAATGACGCACACTTAAAAAACCACGTCTGTGCAATTCGCTTTTCATTCCTAAAACACGTTGCATACTTTCTGGATTCAACGTTATAGGTGTTAGTAAATCTTCATAAGACTCTGTAATCTTCCAGATTTTAACAGTAGTTTGTGAGTTTGGCGTAAGAGTTTTGTAAAGAGGCATTTAATATTCTAAAAGTTATTGATTATCTTTGCATCACCTAAGGTGAAATTGGCTCATATTTATATAGCGAATTTAGTTATTTAAGCCATAAACCCAAAGGCAAGTGCAATTTTAAAACAAGATAAAAAATAATATGAGTACAAAAACTGTTGCTTACGTACCTAATAAGGTAAAAGACATGTCGCTTGCGGCTTGGGGAAGAAAAGAAATTAAATTAGCAGAAGCGGAAATGCCAGGCCTAATGAGTTTACGTGAAGAATACAAAAACACGCAACCATTAAAAGGAGCTCGTATTGCAGGATGTTTACACATGACTATTCAAACTGCTGTTTTAATTGAAACTTTACAAGCTCTTGGTGCAGAAGTTACTTGGAGTTCTTGTAACATTTTCTCTACACAAGATCAAGCTGCTGCTGCAATTGCAGATGCAGGAACTGCTGTGTATGCATGGAAAGACATGACTGAAGAAGAATTTGACTGGTGTATTGAACAAACCTTATTTTTTGGTGAAGACAGAAAACCATTAAACATGATTTTGGATGATGGTGGTGATTTAACCAACATGGTTTTAGATAGATACCCAGAATTAGCGGATGGAATCAACGGATTATCTGAAGAAACTACAACAGGAGTTCACAGATTATACGAGCGTGTTAAAAACGGAACATTAACAATGCCAGCAATTAACGTTAACGATTCTGTTACTAAATCTAAATTCGATAACAAATACGGTTGTAAAGAATCTGCAGTAGATGCAATTCGTCGTGCAACAGATATTATGCTAGCTGGAAAACGTGTAACTGTTTGTGGTTATGGTGATGTTGGTAAAGGTACTGCTGCTTCTTTTAAAGGTGCAGGAAGTATTGTAACTGTTACTGAAATCGATCCAATTTGTGCTTTACAAGCAGCAATGGACGGTTTTGAAGTAAAGAAATTAGAAACAGTTGTTGGTAATTCAGATATTATTATCACTACTACAGGAAATAAAGATATTGTACGTGCGGAGCATTTTGAAGCAATGAAAGACAAAGTAATCGTTGCTAATATTGGTCACTTTGATAACGAAATCCAAGTAGGATGGTTAAACGAAAAGCATGGTCATACTAAAGATACAATTAAGCCACAAGTTGACAAATATATCATTGATGGTAAAGACATTATTTTACTTGCCGAAGGTCGTTTAGTAAACTTAGGTTGTGCAACAGGTCATCCAAGTTTTGTAATGAGTAACTCCTTTACAAACCAAACTTTAGCGCAAATTGAACTTTGGACAAACAAAGAAGCATACGGAAACGATGTGTACATGTTACCAAAAATATTAGACGAAAAAGTCGCAAAATTACACCTAGCAAAAATTGGTGTAGAGCTTACAGAACTTAAACCTTACCAAGCAGAATATATTGGTGTAACGGTAGAAGGTCCATACAAGCCAGAACACTACAGATATTAATCTGTCATTCCCACGAAAGTGGGAATCTCATTAATTGAAACTAAATTATACTAAAATCCCAAGCATTCGTGTTTGGGATTTTTTTTTATTG is drawn from Lacinutrix sp. WUR7 and contains these coding sequences:
- a CDS encoding HIT family protein, whose product is MASIFTKIVQGEIPCYKVAETEDFLAFLDVNPNAKGHTLCIPKKEVDKIFDLDEETYIALMRFSRKVAIALEKAVACKRVGVSVIGLEVPHVHVHLIPLNTMKDASFMHKTKLTTQEFQDIAKAIQSYL
- the ahcY gene encoding adenosylhomocysteinase codes for the protein MSTKTVAYVPNKVKDMSLAAWGRKEIKLAEAEMPGLMSLREEYKNTQPLKGARIAGCLHMTIQTAVLIETLQALGAEVTWSSCNIFSTQDQAAAAIADAGTAVYAWKDMTEEEFDWCIEQTLFFGEDRKPLNMILDDGGDLTNMVLDRYPELADGINGLSEETTTGVHRLYERVKNGTLTMPAINVNDSVTKSKFDNKYGCKESAVDAIRRATDIMLAGKRVTVCGYGDVGKGTAASFKGAGSIVTVTEIDPICALQAAMDGFEVKKLETVVGNSDIIITTTGNKDIVRAEHFEAMKDKVIVANIGHFDNEIQVGWLNEKHGHTKDTIKPQVDKYIIDGKDIILLAEGRLVNLGCATGHPSFVMSNSFTNQTLAQIELWTNKEAYGNDVYMLPKILDEKVAKLHLAKIGVELTELKPYQAEYIGVTVEGPYKPEHYRY
- a CDS encoding geranylgeranylglyceryl/heptaprenylglyceryl phosphate synthase; its protein translation is MKSIYKNILQSIEKGEKLLAVLIDPDKTKPEGLDGFMQKLNSSVATHIFVGGSTVEAFATENLVLALKKHTNLPIILFPGDVSQITNHANAILYLSLLSGRNPEYLIGKHVASVSKLRNSSLEVIPTGYLLIENGKETAVQRVTQTKPMPINNLQAIVDTAKAGELLGMQLIYLEAGSGAENAIPTSIISAVKKDLEIPLIVGGGIRSKEQLDTAYQEGADLVVIGTAFEEDETFFNELKQ
- the arfB gene encoding alternative ribosome rescue aminoacyl-tRNA hydrolase ArfB — protein: MFSEKQLISELNYKAIRSSGAGGQHVNKVSSKIELTYNLEDSQVFNEEQKERLKSKLYSRLTKENVLILQCGESRSQHKNKQIAIKRFLQIITEGLIIPKKRKPTKIPRAVKIKRLKSKRSNSEKKANRKKPNLD
- the pnuC gene encoding nicotinamide riboside transporter PnuC; protein product: MNPIFDFLFGQYSDYQTLDVVLEIVAVIFGFLSVWFSRKNNILVFPTGMISTCIFVYLLLKWGLLGDMMINGYYFIMSVYGWYIWTRKVDASHMTPISRTTKKEKKISVAIFLATLVFVFIIYKAFDKWNGWVAYVDTVTTAIFFVGMWLMAKRKLENWIYWIIGDLISIPLYFYKGFTFTSFQYLGFTFIAILGYLAWKKSLSNNQVTA
- a CDS encoding DUF4301 family protein, encoding MKFTEKDIEQIASKNLTVEKVNAQIQLFKTGVPFVNLKDAANIGNGILKFSETEKNQAIQFFENRRNEKAILKFVPASGAATRMFKFLFQFIQEYDADQESINSYINRNKASELSLFLVGVEKLPFYNQALSKVKKFIPNFNTLSQDEKKLEFIKIILETDKLNYGFYPKGLLPFHQYKDHVSTAFEEHLFEAALYASSNKEADLHFTISEKHKNIFDAEFKRIEEIVEAKTKTKFNISFSYQCQSTDTIAVTPKNDAFREDNGNLLFRPSGHGALLNNLNQLDADVIFIKNIDNIVVSKYENEVAEYKKMLGGLLIELQEQAFAYLHKLEENDLSEKELITIAEFLNTKLHVVINIEFEKYSKTYQIEYLREKLNRPIRVCGMVKNEGEPGGGPFWIKDESGNISLQIVESAQIDKKNKSQKRILKNATHFNPVDLVCGIKNYKGEKFDLNKYVDPKTAFITMKTKTGKDLKALELPGLWNGSMAYWNTIFVEVPLITFNPVKTVTDLLKATHQINE
- a CDS encoding TonB-dependent receptor — protein: MKNLFLFLTLLVLTVCANAQEKSQDSTQVEQLEEVLIKAVRVNATSPITHTNVSKEDLEKRNLGQDIPVLLNFLPSVVTTTDAGAGVGYTYIRVRGINAQSTNITLNGIPYNDSESLGTFWVNLGDFASSVESLQLQRGVGTSTNGSGAFGASINVLTDAVSEVANGEISNSFGSYNTRKHNVKFSTGKLNNHFEIAGRLSQIKSDGYIDRASSDLKSYFLQGAYVDDNRLIKAITFSGHEVTYQSWNGLEDLDLLKDDRTFNTAGMYTDEAGNTRFHKNEEDNYQQDHYQLHYTERINNNWSTNLSLNYTHGNGYFEQYKEDQDFEDYDLEEIMVGSETINTTDLIRRRWLDNDFYVVNANANFKKNKLDMIFGGTYSSYDGDHFGEIIWARNASSSEINDTYYNGNGKKEDLSFFTKATVKLNDKLSLFGDLQMRLVDYKTTGLTSDRVALRIDESYSFFNPKAGITYEFNTNNNIYFSYARANREPNRDDFENNEMVKPEQLNDFELGFRHQSEVFSVNTNLYYMLYNEQLILTGDRDNVGNPIRTNSGESYRLGLEIEAAVKPLDWLTIQPSITVSSNKNKSTVVSRDGGLADLGKTNISFSPEVVLSNALVFNPVNNLNFSLLMKYVGEQFMGNTDSAASKLDSYFVNDFNVSYKIDTKAFVKSITFSALVNNIFNEKYISNGYYYTYDDTWSAPDVTTTIEGTGYYPQATRNFLVGATLKF
- a CDS encoding AAA family ATPase encodes the protein MEEKLKQQPSDCIKVVLFGPESTGKTTLSKQLARHYNSVWTPEFAREYLQDKWNDERKTCEPKDLLPIAIGQMKLENDLALKTDSVLICDTDLLETKVYSETYYSGVCDPNLEKYALENKYDVYFLTYIDTPWEADDLRDKPEERLSMFQAFQDTLIKYKRPYVLLKGDKKMRLEIAVKHIDELLKRKK
- a CDS encoding 4'-phosphopantetheinyl transferase superfamily protein produces the protein MPLYKTLTPNSQTTVKIWKITESYEDLLTPITLNPESMQRVLGMKSELHRRGFLSVRHLLAAFGYTDADLIYDTNGKPHLKDGKHISITHSFTFSAVVVSDAVVGIDIEKQREKIGVIAHKFLDYENAYLDKEATDYINKLTVIWCIKESLYKLFATPGLSFLQHTLVIPFTVEEGATIAWIDYEEKKHRYQTTFFEFEGFTCAYALPA
- the greA gene encoding transcription elongation factor GreA, with protein sequence MSKVSYYTAEGLKRLRAELKQLKDVERVKASRAIAEARDKGDLSENAEYDAAKEAQGMLEMRISKLEDQLAGARVIDESQMDNSKILVLSKVKIKNQTNGMEMLYTLVADGEADLASGKISVNSPIGKGLLGKAVGDVAEIQVPSGIMKFDIIEISR